The Ferrimicrobium sp. genome contains a region encoding:
- the gcvPB gene encoding aminomethyl-transferring glycine dehydrogenase subunit GcvPB, whose translation MRFASTSAPGGRARSAPLVGDAEEPTIFELSVPTRRAFSLRDTEVPAMDLAPIAAWIRDEPVELPEVSERDLVAHYTRLASRNYSVDLGAYPLGSCTMKYNPKFADQVASIDGLANVHPATPPEAIQGWLRLFHELERYVCEITGMAQATLQPPAGASGELTGLLIMRAYHASRGRSPRKVVIPDSAHGTNPASVSLAGFEAVTVPSGANGLVDLAKLRDLVDADTAGIMLTNPNTLGLFEEEIREILAVIHSVDGLAYYDGANLNAIVGVARPGDMGFDIVHSNLHKTFATPHGGGGPGAGPVAVVEHLAQFLPGPLPRSLDGGSSYSWVTPERSIGRVHAFYGNAVVLARALAFMKYLGSDGMRTMSELAVLNANWLRARIADSFAVAYEQPCMHEFVVSAEALKAKTGVRALDVAKALLDSGFHSPTVYFPLVVHEALMIEPTETESPQTLEALALALEEIVATSYKDAEAIFAMPRNTPVRRLDEALAARKPILTEDQRRL comes from the coding sequence ATGAGATTCGCTTCGACCAGTGCCCCAGGTGGACGGGCTCGTTCAGCGCCACTCGTTGGCGATGCTGAGGAGCCAACGATCTTTGAACTTTCGGTTCCGACACGCCGCGCCTTCTCCCTCCGTGACACTGAGGTCCCAGCGATGGATCTTGCGCCGATTGCGGCATGGATTCGCGATGAGCCAGTCGAGCTGCCGGAGGTGTCTGAGCGAGACCTCGTTGCTCACTACACACGCCTTGCGAGCAGAAACTACTCGGTCGACCTTGGTGCGTATCCTTTGGGTTCGTGCACGATGAAGTACAACCCAAAGTTTGCAGATCAGGTAGCTAGCATCGACGGACTTGCTAACGTCCACCCAGCCACACCACCAGAGGCCATTCAGGGTTGGCTGCGACTCTTTCATGAGCTCGAACGCTATGTGTGTGAAATTACCGGTATGGCTCAAGCAACGCTGCAACCGCCGGCGGGAGCTAGCGGTGAACTGACTGGACTGTTGATCATGCGTGCCTACCACGCGTCACGCGGCCGCTCACCGCGGAAGGTGGTTATTCCGGACTCTGCACACGGAACTAATCCTGCCTCGGTATCGCTCGCCGGATTTGAAGCTGTCACCGTTCCAAGTGGCGCCAATGGACTGGTGGACTTGGCGAAGCTGCGCGATCTTGTCGATGCTGATACCGCCGGCATCATGCTCACGAATCCCAATACCCTCGGTCTTTTTGAGGAGGAGATCCGCGAGATACTCGCGGTGATCCACTCGGTGGATGGCCTTGCCTACTACGACGGAGCGAACCTCAATGCGATTGTCGGTGTCGCACGTCCCGGTGATATGGGGTTTGACATCGTCCACTCCAATCTCCACAAAACCTTTGCAACACCCCACGGAGGTGGGGGCCCAGGAGCTGGGCCGGTCGCGGTTGTCGAGCATCTTGCACAATTTCTCCCTGGTCCGCTCCCGCGCTCGCTCGATGGTGGTTCCTCGTACTCGTGGGTGACCCCGGAGCGCTCGATTGGACGGGTGCATGCCTTCTACGGGAACGCGGTGGTGCTCGCGCGTGCTCTGGCCTTCATGAAGTACCTCGGCAGCGATGGTATGCGGACCATGTCAGAGCTGGCAGTTCTGAACGCGAACTGGCTGCGTGCCCGGATAGCCGATTCTTTTGCAGTTGCCTACGAGCAACCCTGCATGCATGAGTTCGTCGTGTCGGCGGAGGCCCTCAAGGCCAAGACGGGTGTACGCGCGCTGGATGTGGCCAAGGCGCTTCTCGACAGTGGTTTCCATTCGCCCACCGTGTATTTCCCCCTTGTGGTGCACGAAGCACTGATGATCGAGCCAACCGAGACCGAGTCCCCGCAGACGCTTGAGGCGTTGGCGTTGGCCTTGGAAGAGATCGTCGCGACCTCCTACAAGGATGCAGAGGCGATCTTCGCGATGCCGCGCAACACCCCGGTTCGCCGTCTCGATGAGGCGCTTGCGGCGAGAAAGCCCATCCTTACTGAGGATCAGCGGCGTCTGTAG
- a CDS encoding phosphate-starvation-inducible PsiE family protein has product MSNSPLKSSKLANYISGTETVFYLIVALFLALMAAAVLYQAAHSFIDINLDADVTRSLVATLNEILFVIILLELMSTVYNHLKHGGFQLRPFLIIGIVSSVRRILVLGAELSTINHALNAPEFHSAVTELLVETLVVLALTVALYLHALTKRKQAAPTDAADPQ; this is encoded by the coding sequence ATGAGTAACTCCCCCCTCAAATCATCGAAGCTGGCGAACTATATCTCTGGAACCGAGACGGTGTTTTATCTCATCGTAGCGTTGTTCCTAGCCCTCATGGCCGCGGCTGTTCTCTACCAAGCGGCCCATAGCTTCATTGACATCAATCTCGACGCCGACGTCACACGATCGCTCGTTGCCACGCTTAATGAGATCCTGTTTGTCATCATCCTACTAGAACTCATGAGTACCGTCTACAACCACCTCAAGCACGGTGGCTTTCAACTCCGACCCTTCCTCATCATCGGGATCGTCTCCTCTGTGCGGCGCATCCTGGTGCTCGGCGCCGAACTCTCGACGATCAATCACGCGTTAAATGCGCCAGAGTTTCACTCGGCCGTGACCGAACTCCTCGTCGAGACACTCGTCGTGTTGGCACTCACGGTGGCCCTCTATCTTCACGCACTCACCAAGCGTAAGCAGGCAGCTCCTACAGACGCCGCTGATCCTCAGTAA
- a CDS encoding DMT family transporter, producing MIDSRHRRARLGLVSVTALWGVTFSLNQVALHSMGAATLTFLRFLVASLFLLLGFGLRRSFWQGVNRAELLGGLLTGSLLFGGYLTQTEGQRFLSASLAGFLTGLSVVLVPLILLVLHRGLTRRQFGATLIAAVGLYLLARPQGHEGLLGIALLLACALFFALQLVAVEYYRITTAAVIRFTLFQMATVTALAALVAMAPGGGGLLPLHASQEAWATVAINGVGASALGFMAQTWSLRWLNSIEISVIYSLEPVFAALVALIALHQREGLAVWIGGIIVVVAMVLVSITPPGGATYPQESST from the coding sequence ATGATCGATTCCCGTCACCGACGAGCTCGCCTCGGCCTCGTATCGGTCACCGCGCTGTGGGGTGTGACCTTCTCGCTCAACCAAGTCGCGCTCCACTCGATGGGGGCGGCGACGCTGACGTTCCTCCGCTTTTTGGTAGCCTCCCTCTTCCTGCTGTTGGGCTTTGGCCTCCGTCGGTCGTTTTGGCAAGGCGTGAACCGCGCTGAACTCTTGGGCGGGCTGCTCACCGGGTCTCTGCTGTTTGGTGGCTACCTAACACAGACGGAGGGGCAACGCTTTCTTTCAGCATCGTTAGCGGGCTTTCTGACTGGTCTCTCGGTTGTACTGGTGCCGCTGATCCTGCTGGTATTGCATCGGGGTCTTACCCGCCGCCAGTTCGGTGCAACACTGATCGCGGCGGTCGGCCTCTACCTACTCGCAAGACCCCAAGGACACGAGGGCCTCCTTGGCATTGCGCTCCTCCTGGCCTGTGCGCTCTTCTTCGCCCTCCAACTCGTCGCCGTTGAATACTACCGTATCACCACAGCGGCTGTCATCCGCTTTACCCTTTTCCAGATGGCGACCGTCACCGCCTTAGCCGCCTTGGTGGCGATGGCACCTGGAGGAGGGGGGCTGTTGCCGCTGCACGCGTCCCAGGAGGCTTGGGCAACCGTCGCGATCAACGGTGTTGGTGCCTCAGCGCTCGGATTTATGGCCCAAACCTGGTCCTTGCGCTGGCTCAACTCGATTGAGATATCGGTGATCTACTCCCTTGAGCCCGTCTTCGCCGCCCTCGTTGCCCTCATCGCACTCCATCAACGGGAGGGTTTGGCCGTCTGGATCGGCGGTATAATCGTCGTAGTGGCCATGGTTCTTGTCTCTATCACTCCTCCAGGCGGGGCGACGTACCCCCAAGAGTCCTCTACCTAA